A stretch of Lathyrus oleraceus cultivar Zhongwan6 chromosome 6, CAAS_Psat_ZW6_1.0, whole genome shotgun sequence DNA encodes these proteins:
- the LOC127090990 gene encoding lachrymatory-factor synthase, which yields MEQELVQKWEGKVSTKLKTITEHQAWPLVKDFFNLHKRYPDLATCYGIHGSNGEPGCIRYCAGFSLPSDGSQEVSWSKERLVAVDDVERCLTYEIVDCNIGFKSYESTMRVIGDGDGGCVIEWLFAVDPVGGLELEGLVEKYRVGLQVMARKMEEEIATSVQRNGM from the coding sequence ATGGAGCAAGAGTTAGTTCAAAAATGGGAAGGCAAAGTTTCAACGAAACTCAAAACCATCACCGAACACCAAGCGTGGCCACTCGTCAAAGACTTCTTCAACCTCCACAAACGTTACCCTGACCTCGCCACGTGTTACGGGATCCACGGATCCAACGGTGAGCCTGGATGTATACGCTACTGTGCTGGATTCTCCCTCCCATCGGACGGCTCTCAAGAAGTGAGCTGGTCGAAGGAGAGATTGGTAGCCGTTGATGATGTTGAACGGTGTCTTACTTATGAGATCGTGGATTGTAATATTGGGTTTAAATCGTATGAGTCAACGATGAGGGTTATCGGTGATGGTGACGGTGGGTGTGTGATTGAATGGTTATTCGCCGTTGATCCTGTTGGAGGTTTGGAGTTGGAGGGTTTGGTGGAAAAGTATCGTGTTGGCCTTCAGGTTATGGCTCGGAAAATGGAGGAAGAGATTGCAACTTCTGTGCAAAGGAATGGAATGTAG
- the LOC127090991 gene encoding GATA transcription factor 1 isoform X1: MNCGKSKLSAPVLLNICNGSTVADISGGFWARRNGMEALGSVDDLLDFSSDIGEDDDDNTKKSFPSLKPKCGDPLSLDPLGLDDPNSFSECAEEELEWLSNKDAFPAVETFVDLACIQPDIMKYQRTAPMLENSTSSSNSNNSSNSITLLSGYNHIKFPVRARSKSRSKPRLGLADTSNQHFSWRLPSNKVSKERAVQTLTIGRKCNHCGAESTPQWRAGPNGPKTLCNACGVRFKSGRLVPEYRPANSPTFRSDVHSNSHRKVLEMRKHKGMG, encoded by the exons ATGAATTGTGGCAAGTCCAAGTTGTCTGCACCAGTGTTATTGAATATCTGCAATGGCAGCACCGTGGCGGATATCAGTGGTGGTTTTTGGGCTCGCCGCAATG GGATGGAAGCCCTTGGTTCTGTGGATGACCTTTTGGATTTCTCATCTGACATAGGCGAGGATGATGACGACAACACCAAGAAATCCTTTCCTTCACTTAAACCAAAATGTGGTGATCCACTGTCGCTTGATCCATTGGGCTTGGACGATCCAAATTCATTTTCT GAGTGTGCAGAAGAAGAGCTTGAATGGCTATCCAACAAAGATGCGTTTCCGGCGGTTGAAACATTTGTTGACTTAGCCTGTATTCAACCAGATATCATGAAGTATCAAAGGACGGCGCCGATGCTGGAGAACAGCACAAGCAGTAGCAACAGCAATAACAGTAGCAACAGCATTACCCTCCTAAGTGGCTACAATCACATAAAGTTCCCTGTCCGTGCACGGAGCAAATCTCGCAGTAAGCCTCGCCTTGGCCTTGCTGACACCTCTAACCAGCACTTCTCGTGGAGACTACCGAGTAACAAAGTTTCAAAAGAACGAGCGGTACAAACCTTGACCATTGGGAGGAAATGTAATCACTGCGGAGCCGAAAGTACTCCTCAATGGCGGGCAGGTCCAAATGGTCCCAAAACACTTTGTAATGCATGTGGGGTTAGGTTTAAGTCTGGGCGACTTGTGCCTGAATACCGCCCTGCAAATAGCCCAACTTTTCGCAGTGACGTGCATTCTAATTCCCACAGGAAAGTACTGGAGATGAGGAAGCATAAGGGAATGGGTTGA
- the LOC127090991 gene encoding GATA transcription factor 1 isoform X2, with product MEALGSVDDLLDFSSDIGEDDDDNTKKSFPSLKPKCGDPLSLDPLGLDDPNSFSECAEEELEWLSNKDAFPAVETFVDLACIQPDIMKYQRTAPMLENSTSSSNSNNSSNSITLLSGYNHIKFPVRARSKSRSKPRLGLADTSNQHFSWRLPSNKVSKERAVQTLTIGRKCNHCGAESTPQWRAGPNGPKTLCNACGVRFKSGRLVPEYRPANSPTFRSDVHSNSHRKVLEMRKHKGMG from the exons ATGGAAGCCCTTGGTTCTGTGGATGACCTTTTGGATTTCTCATCTGACATAGGCGAGGATGATGACGACAACACCAAGAAATCCTTTCCTTCACTTAAACCAAAATGTGGTGATCCACTGTCGCTTGATCCATTGGGCTTGGACGATCCAAATTCATTTTCT GAGTGTGCAGAAGAAGAGCTTGAATGGCTATCCAACAAAGATGCGTTTCCGGCGGTTGAAACATTTGTTGACTTAGCCTGTATTCAACCAGATATCATGAAGTATCAAAGGACGGCGCCGATGCTGGAGAACAGCACAAGCAGTAGCAACAGCAATAACAGTAGCAACAGCATTACCCTCCTAAGTGGCTACAATCACATAAAGTTCCCTGTCCGTGCACGGAGCAAATCTCGCAGTAAGCCTCGCCTTGGCCTTGCTGACACCTCTAACCAGCACTTCTCGTGGAGACTACCGAGTAACAAAGTTTCAAAAGAACGAGCGGTACAAACCTTGACCATTGGGAGGAAATGTAATCACTGCGGAGCCGAAAGTACTCCTCAATGGCGGGCAGGTCCAAATGGTCCCAAAACACTTTGTAATGCATGTGGGGTTAGGTTTAAGTCTGGGCGACTTGTGCCTGAATACCGCCCTGCAAATAGCCCAACTTTTCGCAGTGACGTGCATTCTAATTCCCACAGGAAAGTACTGGAGATGAGGAAGCATAAGGGAATGGGTTGA